From the Clostridiales bacterium FE2011 genome, one window contains:
- a CDS encoding tetratricopeptide repeat protein, protein MNLNREDYVDPRCVLCGKPGEEESVQPVPVGRIMDKLREYEDRNDWPAVERHLKYWLAEAEANRDERGQLMLHNELMGYYRKQGKQEPAFRNAEQATALVEKLGMQDTVTAGTTWVNAGTVREAFGDPAGGLAYFERARVNYEKNLPANDGRLGGLYNNMALSLAVCGQYDEAMEMFRKAISVMKTQEHGELEQAITWLNMADAAEAKLGAENAEATVEEYLDKAEELLNTRSLPQNGYYAFVCEKCAPVFGHYGWFATEAELRRRAEEINDRS, encoded by the coding sequence ATGAATCTGAATAGGGAAGATTATGTGGATCCGAGATGCGTGCTGTGCGGAAAACCGGGCGAAGAGGAAAGTGTGCAGCCGGTGCCTGTGGGAAGGATCATGGATAAGCTCCGGGAATACGAAGACCGGAATGACTGGCCTGCCGTGGAACGCCATCTGAAATACTGGCTGGCGGAAGCGGAGGCAAACCGGGACGAACGGGGCCAGCTGATGCTGCATAACGAACTGATGGGCTATTACCGGAAGCAGGGGAAACAGGAACCGGCATTCCGGAACGCGGAGCAGGCGACGGCCCTGGTGGAAAAGCTGGGCATGCAGGACACGGTGACAGCCGGGACAACCTGGGTGAACGCGGGCACAGTGCGGGAGGCCTTTGGGGATCCCGCCGGCGGACTGGCGTACTTTGAACGGGCCAGGGTCAACTATGAAAAGAACCTGCCGGCAAACGACGGAAGGCTGGGCGGCCTGTACAACAACATGGCGCTGTCCCTGGCAGTCTGCGGACAGTATGACGAAGCCATGGAGATGTTCCGCAAGGCCATCAGCGTGATGAAAACCCAGGAGCACGGCGAACTGGAACAGGCAATTACCTGGCTGAACATGGCAGATGCGGCGGAAGCAAAGCTGGGGGCGGAAAACGCGGAGGCAACTGTGGAGGAATACCTGGACAAGGCGGAGGAACTGCTGAACACCCGAAGCCTGCCGCAGAACGGATACTATGCCTTTGTGTGTGAGAAATGTGCGCCGGTATTCGGGCACTACGGCTGGTTCGCAACGGAAGCGGAACTGAGAAGGAGAGCGGAAGAGATCAATGACAGGTCTTGA
- a CDS encoding HAD family hydrolase, protein MKDTLLLFDLDGTLWDSAAPVAEAWNEVFQRECPGLPLLTNDDIHSVMGMTMKEIGQTLYADREIPRRDEIFDICCVYEVEYLHSHCGTLYPDFRATMEGLKAEGYQLAVVSNCQRGYIDAFLASSGAGDLFLDYEEWERTGLTKGENIRLVMERNGYKKGIYIGDTKKDQEASIQAGIPFIHAAYGFGKSENPDGIINALTELPAALKKLLK, encoded by the coding sequence ATGAAGGATACCCTGCTGCTGTTTGATCTCGATGGAACTCTCTGGGATTCTGCCGCGCCTGTTGCCGAAGCCTGGAACGAAGTCTTCCAGCGGGAATGCCCCGGACTGCCCCTGCTTACAAATGACGATATTCACAGCGTCATGGGCATGACCATGAAGGAAATCGGCCAGACGCTTTATGCCGACCGGGAAATTCCCCGCCGGGATGAAATCTTTGATATCTGCTGCGTTTATGAGGTGGAGTATCTCCATTCCCATTGCGGCACCCTCTATCCGGATTTCCGTGCCACCATGGAAGGCCTGAAAGCTGAAGGCTATCAGCTGGCCGTGGTCAGTAACTGCCAGCGGGGTTATATCGATGCTTTCCTCGCTTCTTCCGGTGCCGGCGATCTCTTCCTCGATTATGAGGAATGGGAACGCACCGGCCTCACCAAGGGCGAGAACATCCGTCTCGTCATGGAGCGCAACGGATACAAAAAAGGCATCTATATCGGGGACACCAAAAAAGACCAGGAAGCTTCCATCCAGGCCGGCATCCCCTTCATCCACGCCGCATACGGCTTCGGTAAATCCGAAAACCCCGACGGCATCATCAATGCCTTAACCGAACTCCCCGCTGCTCTCAAAAAACTGCTTAAGTAA
- a CDS encoding low molecular weight phosphotyrosine protein phosphatase — protein MIKVLFICHGNICRSAAAEMVMKQMAREQGRKDLQIASAAATREEIGNDIYPPMKKALAAAGYQCERHAARQTTRAEYSQWDYIVGMDDENMWDMRHIYGGDPEGKLSMLLDWAGEPGQEIDDPWYTRDFSGVLKQIEEGVAGMMRSIRSN, from the coding sequence ATGATCAAAGTGCTTTTTATCTGCCATGGCAACATTTGTCGAAGCGCCGCGGCGGAGATGGTGATGAAGCAAATGGCGCGGGAGCAGGGGAGGAAAGACCTGCAGATTGCTTCCGCGGCGGCAACGCGGGAAGAGATTGGAAACGACATCTATCCGCCGATGAAAAAAGCCCTGGCTGCGGCCGGATACCAGTGTGAACGGCATGCGGCCAGGCAGACCACACGGGCAGAATATTCACAGTGGGACTATATCGTCGGAATGGACGATGAGAACATGTGGGATATGCGGCATATCTACGGCGGAGACCCGGAAGGAAAGCTGTCCATGCTGCTGGACTGGGCGGGAGAGCCCGGACAGGAGATTGACGATCCCTGGTACACACGGGACTTTAGCGGCGTGCTGAAGCAGATTGAAGAAGGAGTGGCCGGAATGATGCGGAGCATCAGATCAAATTAA
- a CDS encoding DUF4037 domain-containing protein, whose product MTGLELSRAYWETYGVPMIREQFPEYEEIAAAALTGSGSECYGFDDEISQDHDYEPGFCLFIPGEEIVDRRTAFLLERAYAKLPAEFEGYRRQKLQPVGGQRHGVFRIDEYFTEKIGCPAEQLTTEQWLRLPEYALAEAVNGEVFRDQAGLLTDCRNILKNMPEDTRRKRLAGRLLLMAQSGQYNYQRCLKHGETGAAQLAVGEFVKNTLSAVFLLNRAYMPYYKWSFRALKALPGGEDLGRSLEWLLTTDNGEGLAEDKYFCMEGIASQVIELLQEQGLTEATCGDLEKHAYSVNDGIKDGEVRNLHILYCVE is encoded by the coding sequence ATGACAGGTCTTGAGCTTTCACGAGCCTACTGGGAGACGTACGGGGTGCCGATGATCCGGGAACAGTTTCCGGAATATGAGGAAATCGCTGCCGCGGCACTGACCGGAAGCGGTTCGGAGTGTTACGGGTTTGATGACGAGATTTCCCAGGATCATGATTATGAACCGGGCTTCTGCCTGTTTATTCCCGGAGAGGAGATCGTGGACCGGCGGACAGCGTTCCTGTTGGAGCGCGCGTACGCAAAGCTGCCGGCGGAATTCGAAGGATACCGGCGGCAGAAGCTGCAGCCGGTGGGCGGACAGCGGCACGGGGTATTCCGGATTGATGAATATTTTACGGAAAAAATCGGATGTCCGGCAGAGCAGCTGACAACGGAACAGTGGCTCCGGCTGCCGGAATACGCACTGGCGGAGGCGGTAAACGGCGAGGTGTTCCGGGATCAGGCAGGACTGCTGACGGACTGCCGGAACATCCTGAAGAATATGCCGGAGGATACTCGCCGGAAGCGGCTGGCCGGACGGCTGCTGCTGATGGCCCAGAGCGGGCAGTATAATTATCAGCGGTGCCTGAAGCACGGGGAAACCGGAGCGGCACAGCTGGCAGTCGGCGAGTTTGTGAAAAATACCCTGTCCGCAGTATTCCTGCTGAACAGGGCGTATATGCCGTATTACAAATGGAGCTTCCGGGCACTGAAGGCGCTGCCGGGAGGCGAGGACCTGGGCAGAAGCCTGGAGTGGCTGCTGACCACGGATAACGGGGAAGGCCTTGCGGAGGATAAGTATTTCTGTATGGAGGGAATCGCCTCCCAGGTGATCGAACTGCTGCAGGAACAGGGCCTGACGGAGGCAACCTGCGGAGACCTGGAAAAGCATGCGTATTCTGTCAATGACGGAATCAAGGACGGGGAAGTCAGGAACTTGCATATACTATACTGCGTAGAGTAA
- a CDS encoding aminopeptidase P N-terminal domain-containing protein produces MSFAEHRERLYQSLPENTLVIAYAGVPIHTNEDEYHDFVVNSQYFYLTGLERENTAFLAYKTAEKTREFLFIEEPDPLSERWTGKMPTVEEAWTISGIEDVRYTDSLEGAISSFMGRFRVEQAYFDLYRCQMNDLPDYNLVMAERFRQAYPHVILKDLHTACVPLREQKDAQEVESIRKAVDITRQGLEYVMKNLKPGMMEYQVQADFEYTCRRLGAKRQAFPTIAGSGINGCMMHYETNHCEVKDGSLVLLDLGVKYENYCSDITRTYPANGKFSPRQREIYELVLKANEAVAAAAKPGMTIKDLNDVASRTLGEGLIALGMIQDVSEVNKYYMHSVSHPIGIDVHDISLAGDVLAPGWVISNEPGLYIDEEAIGIRIEDDLLITEDGCEALSKDIIKDPDEIEAFMA; encoded by the coding sequence ATGTCATTTGCAGAACACAGGGAAAGACTGTATCAGTCTCTCCCGGAAAACACCCTGGTGATTGCCTATGCCGGCGTTCCCATCCATACCAACGAGGATGAATATCATGATTTCGTGGTCAACAGCCAGTACTTCTACCTGACAGGGCTGGAGCGGGAGAACACAGCGTTCCTGGCCTATAAGACGGCGGAAAAGACACGGGAGTTCCTGTTCATTGAGGAACCGGATCCGCTTTCTGAACGGTGGACCGGAAAGATGCCCACTGTGGAGGAAGCCTGGACAATCTCCGGAATCGAGGACGTACGCTATACGGACAGCCTGGAAGGCGCGATCAGCAGCTTTATGGGGCGGTTCCGTGTGGAACAGGCGTACTTCGACCTGTACCGCTGCCAGATGAACGATCTGCCGGATTACAACCTGGTAATGGCGGAACGATTCAGGCAGGCCTATCCACATGTAATCCTGAAGGATCTGCATACGGCTTGCGTGCCGCTCAGGGAACAGAAGGATGCGCAGGAGGTGGAAAGCATCCGCAAAGCGGTGGACATTACCCGCCAGGGATTGGAATATGTGATGAAAAACCTGAAACCGGGTATGATGGAATATCAGGTACAGGCGGACTTTGAGTATACATGCAGGCGGCTGGGCGCAAAGCGCCAGGCATTTCCCACGATCGCCGGTTCGGGCATTAACGGATGCATGATGCACTACGAGACAAACCACTGTGAAGTGAAGGATGGCTCACTGGTCCTGCTAGACCTGGGCGTAAAATACGAAAACTACTGCAGCGATATTACGAGGACCTATCCGGCTAACGGAAAGTTCAGCCCGAGACAGCGCGAGATCTATGAGCTGGTCCTTAAAGCGAATGAGGCGGTTGCTGCGGCCGCGAAGCCTGGTATGACCATAAAAGACCTGAACGATGTCGCAAGTCGGACCCTCGGGGAAGGTCTGATTGCCCTGGGGATGATCCAGGATGTCTCTGAGGTGAATAAATACTACATGCACAGCGTGAGCCACCCCATCGGGATCGATGTGCACGACATCTCCCTGGCCGGAGATGTGCTTGCGCCTGGCTGGGTGATCAGCAATGAGCCGGGGCTGTACATCGATGAAGAAGCGATCGGTATCCGAATCGAGGATGATCTCCTGATTACTGAGGACGGGTGCGAAGCCCTTTCGAAGGATATCATTAAAGATCCTGATGAGATCGAAGCATTTATGGCATAA
- a CDS encoding YdcF family protein, with translation MIVIIMAFLLSILIVPFFLIYNGFVMMRKEGRHLSQLLSLGLGIAILAGEAILAAGVLYYAYVGNKTPFLIQRTIWPVLGAVFCMTVIYGSVSFLIFMIYTLFLQIIPRKKDFDYVIIHGSGLLEGDRVPKLLQDRLDKAIEVYRQDPTPPKLIPSGGQGSDESIPEAEAMKRYLLSKGIPEEDILPEERSTTTLENLRYSQEIINSFPGRKYTALVSSNYHVYRALRYCREICLKCTGIGSHVTFYYWPNAMIREYIAIHAEKKHLILFVLGWLCCLALLLAMIYI, from the coding sequence ATGATTGTGATCATAATGGCTTTCCTGCTGAGTATTCTGATTGTTCCTTTTTTCCTGATTTATAACGGATTTGTGATGATGCGGAAAGAAGGCAGGCATCTTTCCCAGCTGCTTTCCCTGGGCCTCGGAATTGCTATCCTGGCGGGTGAAGCCATCCTGGCGGCAGGTGTACTATACTATGCCTACGTCGGAAACAAAACGCCTTTTCTGATTCAACGCACTATATGGCCGGTGCTGGGTGCTGTTTTCTGCATGACCGTCATTTACGGATCAGTATCTTTCCTGATTTTCATGATTTATACGCTGTTCCTTCAGATCATCCCCCGGAAAAAAGACTTCGATTATGTGATTATCCACGGTTCAGGCCTGCTGGAAGGGGACAGGGTTCCGAAACTGCTGCAGGATCGCCTGGATAAGGCGATTGAGGTATACAGGCAGGATCCGACACCGCCCAAACTGATTCCTTCCGGCGGACAGGGCTCTGATGAAAGCATTCCGGAAGCGGAAGCAATGAAACGGTATCTGCTTTCGAAGGGCATCCCGGAGGAGGACATTCTACCGGAAGAGCGGTCCACAACAACTCTTGAAAACCTGCGCTATTCCCAGGAAATCATCAACAGTTTTCCCGGAAGAAAGTATACGGCACTCGTCTCCAGCAATTACCATGTGTACAGGGCTCTCCGGTACTGCCGTGAGATCTGCCTGAAGTGTACCGGCATCGGCAGTCATGTGACTTTCTATTACTGGCCGAACGCCATGATCCGGGAATACATTGCGATCCACGCCGAAAAGAAGCATCTGATCCTGTTTGTCCTGGGATGGCTCTGCTGTTTGGCCTTACTGCTGGCGATGATTTACATATGA